From the Pseudarthrobacter sp. MM222 genome, one window contains:
- a CDS encoding carbonic anhydrase, producing MATYLTPALAWRRLREGNERFVSGTSSHPNQDASRRSSLVENQHPFAVIFGCSDSRLAAEIIFDLGLGDAFVVRTAGQVIDDAVLGSLEYSISVLAVPLIVVLGHDSCGAVSATKSAVETGQMPVGFIRDLVERITPSVLTSLRNNETEVNDMVVEHVKQTSQRLVDSSRVISAAIETGRAAVIGLSYSLADGRADLVSGVGEL from the coding sequence GTGGCCACTTACCTGACTCCTGCACTTGCTTGGCGCCGTCTCCGCGAAGGCAACGAACGCTTCGTTTCCGGCACTTCCTCACACCCGAACCAGGACGCCTCGCGTCGGTCCTCCCTCGTGGAGAACCAGCACCCTTTCGCCGTAATCTTCGGTTGCTCCGATTCGCGGCTGGCGGCCGAGATCATCTTCGACCTGGGTCTGGGCGACGCGTTCGTGGTCCGCACCGCGGGCCAGGTGATCGACGACGCCGTGCTCGGCTCGCTCGAATACAGCATCAGCGTGCTGGCTGTTCCCTTGATTGTGGTGCTGGGACACGACAGCTGCGGAGCTGTCAGCGCCACGAAGTCCGCCGTCGAAACCGGCCAGATGCCGGTCGGCTTCATACGCGACCTCGTCGAGCGGATCACGCCCTCCGTCCTGACCTCCCTCCGCAACAATGAGACCGAAGTCAACGACATGGTGGTGGAGCACGTCAAGCAGACCTCGCAGCGGCTGGTTGACAGCTCGCGTGTGATTTCCGCCGCAATTGAAACGGGACGAGCCGCAGTCATTGGATTGTCGTACAGCCTCGCGGATGGCCGGGCGGACCTCGTTTCCGGCGTCGGCGAGCTCTAA